A window from Streptomyces sp. NBC_00335 encodes these proteins:
- a CDS encoding putative bifunctional diguanylate cyclase/phosphodiesterase, which produces MRLPTQTADDPAAPQGGLEDRIGRFATIWGRAIFPVTATSLTRGEFERHLVPLTRTLVEALRARPFDSSVGQRVGEELVAVHCTDPEALSGTLGVVESYLVLYCGPEGPDAESVEGTEEYRSRCARLQHGIAAGFARALRERTLKEQEAIARSALTARIDAQQALHASEARFRAVFEGAAVGIGIADLEGNVLEINDALLQMFGGMDGHVRGRNVSEWSHPDDTPHVWRMYGELVRGERDSYRVEKPYYRHDGTVLWTNLTVSLLRDAEGVPQYQLALMEDTTERRLLNLRLRYEATHDALTGLPNRTLFFERLEKALSGSGGSRFGLCYLDLDGFKAVNDSLGHSAGDRLLVEVADRLQSCATGPGEVVARLGGDEFVALTTGPDTEEKATELAVRILSALSVPIRLEGRELTVRGSIGIVEGPARERTPAEVLRSADITMYRAKAAGGNRFEFADAAADARAITRHGLTNALPAALERGEFFIEYQPLVHMHDGSVHGAEALVRWSHPQHGVLGPDRFIPLAERTGLIVPLGRWVLEESVRQARAWQHQKGGATLRINVNLSPTQLHHPGLVADTIRVLESSGLSPGTLCLEVTESALIGADDELLEPLRRLAALGVDIALDDFGTGYSNLANLRRLPVSVLKLDRSFTKGMQHTPANPVDVKIVEGIVALAHSLELAVTVEGVETGAQAAQLRALGCDTAQGWYYARPGAADRIHTLSLSDAVPTS; this is translated from the coding sequence GTGAGACTGCCGACGCAGACGGCGGACGACCCTGCCGCGCCGCAGGGTGGTCTGGAGGACCGGATCGGACGGTTCGCGACGATCTGGGGGAGAGCGATCTTCCCGGTCACCGCGACCTCGCTCACCCGCGGCGAGTTCGAACGCCACCTCGTGCCCCTCACCCGCACCCTCGTCGAGGCCCTGCGCGCCCGCCCCTTCGACTCCTCCGTCGGCCAGCGGGTCGGGGAGGAACTCGTCGCCGTCCACTGCACCGACCCGGAGGCGCTGTCCGGCACGCTCGGCGTCGTCGAGTCCTACCTGGTGCTGTACTGCGGCCCGGAGGGCCCCGACGCCGAGAGCGTCGAGGGGACCGAGGAGTACCGGTCCCGCTGCGCCCGGCTCCAGCACGGCATCGCGGCCGGATTCGCCCGCGCACTGCGCGAGCGCACCCTCAAGGAGCAGGAGGCCATCGCCCGGTCCGCCCTGACCGCCCGCATCGACGCGCAGCAGGCGCTGCACGCCAGCGAGGCCCGCTTCCGGGCGGTCTTCGAGGGCGCCGCCGTCGGGATCGGCATCGCCGATCTGGAGGGCAACGTCCTGGAGATCAACGACGCGTTGCTCCAGATGTTCGGAGGCATGGACGGGCACGTCCGCGGCCGCAACGTCAGCGAATGGAGCCACCCCGACGACACCCCGCACGTCTGGCGGATGTACGGGGAGCTCGTCCGCGGCGAACGCGATAGCTACCGCGTCGAGAAGCCGTACTACCGGCACGACGGGACCGTGCTGTGGACCAACCTGACGGTCTCGCTGCTGCGCGACGCCGAGGGCGTGCCGCAGTACCAGCTGGCCCTGATGGAGGACACCACCGAGCGTCGCCTGCTGAACCTGCGCCTGCGCTACGAGGCCACCCATGACGCCCTGACCGGCCTGCCCAACCGGACGCTCTTCTTCGAACGGCTGGAGAAGGCCCTGAGCGGCTCCGGCGGCTCGCGCTTCGGCCTGTGCTACCTCGATCTCGACGGCTTCAAGGCGGTCAACGACAGCCTCGGCCACTCGGCCGGCGACCGGCTGCTGGTGGAGGTCGCCGACCGGCTGCAGAGCTGCGCGACCGGACCGGGCGAGGTGGTCGCCCGGCTCGGCGGCGACGAGTTCGTGGCCCTGACCACCGGCCCCGACACCGAGGAGAAGGCCACCGAACTCGCCGTCCGGATCCTCTCCGCCCTCTCCGTCCCGATCCGGCTGGAGGGCCGCGAGCTGACGGTCCGGGGCAGCATCGGCATCGTCGAGGGCCCGGCCCGCGAACGCACCCCCGCGGAGGTGCTGCGCAGCGCCGACATCACCATGTACCGGGCCAAGGCGGCCGGCGGCAACCGGTTCGAGTTCGCCGACGCCGCTGCCGACGCGCGCGCCATCACCCGGCACGGTCTGACCAACGCCCTCCCGGCGGCGCTGGAACGCGGCGAGTTCTTCATCGAGTACCAGCCACTGGTCCACATGCACGACGGCAGCGTGCACGGAGCCGAGGCCCTGGTGCGCTGGTCGCACCCGCAGCACGGGGTGCTCGGCCCGGACCGGTTCATTCCCCTCGCCGAACGCACCGGCCTGATCGTGCCGCTCGGCCGCTGGGTTCTGGAGGAGTCGGTCCGCCAAGCCCGCGCCTGGCAGCACCAGAAGGGTGGCGCCACCCTGCGGATCAACGTCAACCTGTCGCCGACCCAGCTGCACCACCCCGGCCTGGTGGCCGACACGATCCGGGTCCTGGAGTCCTCGGGCCTGTCTCCGGGCACGCTGTGCCTGGAGGTCACCGAGTCGGCCCTGATCGGCGCCGACGACGAACTCCTCGAACCCCTGCGCCGGCTCGCGGCCCTGGGCGTGGACATAGCCCTCGACGATTTCGGCACCGGCTACTCGAACCTGGCCAACCTGCGCCGCCTGCCCGTCAGCGTCCTGAAGCTGGACCGCTCCTTCACCAAGGGCATGCAGCACACCCCGGCGAACCCGGTCGACGTCAAGATCGTGGAGGGCATCGTCGCCTTGGCCCACAGCCTCGAACTCGCCGTCACCGTCGAAGGCGTGGAAACCGGCGCCCAGGCCGCCCAGCTCCGAGCCCTCGGCTGCGACACGGCCCAGGGCTGGTACTACGCCCGCCCGGGCGCCGCCGACCGCATCCACACCCTGTCCCTGTCGGACGCGGTCCCCACGTCCTGA
- a CDS encoding LysR family transcriptional regulator gives MQFQQLVYFVAVAETRHFTRAAEREHVAQPSLSQQIKALERELGAELFSRARGNITLTDAGETLLPLARRILADADTARLEVQELAQLRRGRIRLGATPSLCTGLLPGVLRAFHTAHPGIELLIEESGSLDLVRELARGSLDLALIALPLPPSAPALTTVELLTEDLVVVSSAALPPPAGGGSLTVSALRDEPMVMFRHGYDLRDLTVAACRAEGFEPVFTVEGGEMDAVLGFVRAGLGIAVVPAMVVAHAGSGLRATPLTGSPLRRTIALAHRTDVAPPRAARELKRILLG, from the coding sequence ATGCAGTTCCAGCAGCTGGTCTACTTCGTCGCCGTCGCCGAGACCCGGCACTTCACGCGCGCGGCCGAGCGCGAACACGTGGCCCAGCCCTCCCTGTCACAACAGATCAAGGCGCTCGAACGGGAGCTGGGCGCCGAGCTCTTCAGCCGGGCCCGCGGGAACATCACGCTCACCGACGCCGGCGAGACCCTGCTGCCGCTGGCCCGGCGGATCCTCGCGGACGCGGACACCGCGCGGCTGGAGGTGCAGGAACTGGCGCAGCTGCGGCGCGGCCGGATCCGGCTGGGGGCCACCCCGAGCCTGTGCACCGGCCTGCTGCCGGGCGTGCTCCGGGCCTTCCACACCGCCCATCCGGGGATCGAGCTGCTGATCGAGGAGAGCGGTTCGCTGGACCTCGTACGGGAGCTCGCGCGCGGCTCCCTGGACCTGGCGCTGATCGCCCTGCCGCTGCCTCCCTCGGCTCCGGCGCTGACCACGGTGGAGCTGCTGACCGAGGACCTGGTGGTGGTCTCCTCGGCGGCCCTGCCGCCTCCGGCGGGCGGCGGTTCGCTCACGGTGTCCGCGCTGCGCGACGAGCCGATGGTCATGTTCCGGCACGGCTACGACCTGCGGGACCTGACGGTGGCGGCCTGCCGGGCGGAGGGCTTCGAGCCGGTGTTCACGGTGGAGGGCGGCGAGATGGACGCGGTACTGGGCTTCGTCCGCGCGGGCCTGGGCATCGCGGTGGTCCCGGCGATGGTGGTGGCCCACGCGGGCTCCGGCCTCCGCGCCACCCCCCTGACGGGCTCCCCCTTGCGCCGCACGATCGCCCTGGCCCACCGCACGGACGTGGCGCCTCCGCGGGCGGCCCGGGAGCTGAAGCGGATCCTGCTGGGCTGA
- a CDS encoding TetR family transcriptional regulator yields the protein MENAKGLRENKKLRTRRQLAATALELFLERGFDAVSVADVAAAAEVSKPTLFRYFPSKEDLVLDRFADHQDEAARLVRERPPGETPVSAVRAHFLAALAERDPITGLCDHPNVLAFQRLLYGTASLASRTAHYTAREVELLAAVLEAEGADPLTARLAAGSLVAARQELGRENWRRIDAGQSADEAHPAAVADAERAFALLSGGLDRALPARRA from the coding sequence ATGGAGAACGCGAAGGGTCTGCGCGAGAACAAGAAGCTCCGTACGCGCCGGCAGCTGGCGGCCACGGCGCTGGAGCTCTTCCTGGAGCGGGGCTTCGACGCCGTGTCGGTCGCCGACGTCGCGGCGGCCGCCGAGGTCTCCAAGCCGACGCTGTTCCGCTACTTCCCCAGCAAGGAGGACCTGGTCCTCGACCGGTTCGCCGACCATCAGGACGAGGCGGCGCGCCTGGTGCGCGAGCGGCCGCCCGGCGAGACCCCGGTGTCGGCCGTGCGCGCGCACTTCCTCGCGGCGCTCGCCGAGCGGGACCCGATCACCGGGCTCTGCGACCACCCGAACGTGCTCGCCTTCCAGCGCCTGCTCTACGGCACCGCCAGCCTGGCGTCCCGGACGGCCCACTACACCGCCCGCGAGGTGGAGCTGCTCGCGGCCGTACTCGAAGCCGAGGGGGCCGATCCGCTCACGGCCCGTCTGGCGGCGGGATCCCTGGTGGCGGCCCGGCAGGAACTCGGCCGGGAGAACTGGCGCCGCATCGACGCCGGCCAAAGCGCCGACGAGGCCCACCCGGCCGCCGTGGCCGACGCGGAGCGCGCCTTCGCCCTCCTGTCCGGAGGCCTCGACCGGGCGCTGCCCGCGCGCCGGGCCTGA
- a CDS encoding SAM-dependent methyltransferase, with the protein MERPAWAPQGIDISVPSVSRIYDYYLGGSHNFEVDRQAARRAMEFMPGLPKIMQANRAFMRRAVRYAVAEGVTQFLDIGSGIPTFGNVHEIAQAASPEARVVYVDHDPVAVAHSQAVLAGTERTGVVAADLRKPQDILAAPEVAQGLDLSRPVALMLVAVLHFLEDADEPYAAVAELRDALAPGSLLILTHASYEGIPLSEEVASGTVGVYREIRNPLVMRDGEQIRRFFDGFGLIEPGLVSMPDWRPDTTGGPEGGAVDEDPYAFSGFAGVGRKA; encoded by the coding sequence ATGGAGCGCCCCGCCTGGGCCCCGCAAGGCATCGACATATCGGTGCCGAGCGTGTCCCGCATCTACGATTACTACCTGGGCGGCTCCCACAATTTCGAGGTCGACAGGCAGGCGGCCCGCCGGGCCATGGAATTCATGCCGGGCCTGCCCAAGATCATGCAGGCCAACCGGGCATTCATGCGCCGTGCCGTCCGGTACGCCGTGGCCGAGGGCGTGACGCAGTTCCTCGACATCGGCTCCGGCATCCCGACCTTCGGCAACGTCCACGAGATCGCCCAGGCCGCCAGCCCCGAGGCACGCGTGGTCTACGTCGACCACGACCCGGTGGCCGTCGCCCACAGCCAGGCCGTCCTGGCCGGCACCGAGCGGACCGGGGTCGTCGCCGCCGACCTGCGCAAGCCCCAGGACATCCTGGCCGCCCCCGAGGTGGCCCAGGGACTCGACCTGAGCCGCCCGGTGGCCCTGATGCTGGTCGCCGTCCTGCACTTCCTGGAGGACGCGGACGAGCCCTACGCCGCCGTCGCCGAACTGCGCGACGCGCTGGCCCCCGGCAGCCTGCTCATCCTCACCCACGCCTCGTACGAGGGGATCCCGCTCTCCGAGGAGGTCGCGAGCGGAACCGTCGGCGTCTACCGCGAGATCCGCAACCCGCTCGTCATGCGGGACGGGGAGCAGATCCGGCGCTTCTTCGACGGCTTCGGCCTGATCGAGCCCGGACTGGTGTCGATGCCCGACTGGCGGCCCGACACGACCGGCGGGCCGGAGGGCGGGGCCGTGGACGAGGACCCGTACGCCTTCTCGGGCTTCGCCGGGGTGGGACGCAAGGCGTGA
- a CDS encoding FAD-dependent monooxygenase yields the protein MTDAVDATDVLIVGSGPTGLTLACDLARRGIAVRIIEGRPGPHHESRGKGLQPDSLEVFEELGAAESVKAKGREGMVLRKYFDGEPVKDTVVGGGLLIGQWQVEETLRDRLAELGVRVEYGSGLIGIAQDAGGVRAELADGTVIRAGYLAGCDGGHSATRGLLGIPFEGNGEEEPAMVLGDVRAPGLSREFWHQWFTSDGGGILLCPMPGTDTFQLQAPPETDERGEALPPSLESFQRLFDRYARTPGIRLADPTWLSSWRVNVRMATRIREGRAFLAGDAAHVHPIAGGLGMNTGIQDAAALGRTLAAVLSGTAGEEALDAYQAERLPVAAELLADTTRRYERVLAAVREPGRGTEAGLE from the coding sequence ATGACTGACGCAGTGGACGCAACGGACGTGCTGATCGTGGGCTCGGGCCCGACCGGCCTCACGCTCGCCTGCGACCTGGCCCGTCGCGGCATCGCGGTGCGGATCATCGAGGGCCGCCCGGGTCCGCACCACGAGTCCCGGGGCAAGGGCCTCCAGCCGGACAGCCTCGAAGTCTTCGAGGAGCTCGGCGCGGCCGAGTCGGTGAAGGCCAAGGGCCGCGAGGGCATGGTGCTGCGCAAGTACTTCGACGGGGAGCCGGTCAAGGACACCGTCGTCGGCGGGGGCCTGCTCATAGGGCAGTGGCAGGTGGAGGAGACGCTGCGCGACCGGCTGGCCGAGCTGGGTGTACGAGTCGAGTACGGGTCCGGGCTCATCGGAATCGCCCAGGACGCGGGCGGCGTCCGCGCGGAGCTGGCGGACGGCACCGTGATCCGGGCCGGCTATCTCGCGGGGTGCGACGGCGGGCACAGTGCCACCCGCGGACTCCTCGGCATCCCCTTCGAGGGGAACGGGGAGGAGGAACCGGCGATGGTCCTCGGAGACGTCAGGGCGCCCGGACTCAGCCGCGAGTTCTGGCACCAGTGGTTCACGTCGGACGGGGGCGGGATCCTGCTCTGCCCGATGCCGGGGACGGACACGTTCCAACTGCAGGCCCCGCCCGAGACGGACGAGCGGGGTGAGGCACTGCCGCCCTCGCTGGAGAGCTTCCAGCGGCTCTTCGACCGGTACGCCAGGACGCCGGGGATCCGGCTGGCCGACCCCACTTGGCTCTCGTCCTGGCGGGTCAACGTCCGCATGGCCACCCGGATACGCGAGGGCCGGGCCTTCCTCGCCGGGGACGCGGCGCACGTCCACCCCATAGCCGGCGGACTGGGCATGAACACCGGCATCCAGGACGCCGCCGCCCTCGGCCGGACGCTGGCCGCAGTCCTCTCCGGGACGGCCGGGGAGGAAGCTCTCGACGCGTACCAGGCGGAGCGGCTGCCGGTGGCCGCTGAACTCCTGGCCGACACGACACGGCGCTACGAGCGAGTGCTGGCGGCCGTCCGCGAGCCGGGCCGGGGCACGGAGGCGGGCCTGGAGTGA